From Lujinxingia litoralis, the proteins below share one genomic window:
- a CDS encoding pseudouridine synthase: protein MLPRRLDKYIADCTGLPRREIHRRLRTECVRVERPEPWPTPEPWPETLIYDDDRVFFDQRLLAPSTPSSYHIHHKPMGVVSTTSSPSGAPCLGPVLASLPRGTFPVGRLDRDTTGLMLMIDDGDLAHLLLHPQFHIEKEYFLRVPGALTLSDPRVQRALTGVELRDGPARALSARIIASAPDQSTLGLVVDEGRKHLVRRMARALDLHLQHLHRWRMGDLKLGELELGETRSLSEAEVQELWQAVGGHARVRRRRLGALVRIARDRRADQRPDQRLEAFLETCDASAEELLALQTT, encoded by the coding sequence ATGCTCCCCCGTCGACTCGATAAGTACATCGCCGACTGCACCGGCCTTCCTCGCCGCGAGATTCACCGGCGGCTCCGCACGGAGTGCGTGCGCGTGGAGCGCCCCGAGCCCTGGCCCACCCCCGAACCCTGGCCCGAGACGCTGATCTACGACGATGATCGGGTCTTTTTTGACCAGCGCCTCCTCGCGCCCTCAACGCCCTCCAGCTACCACATTCACCACAAGCCCATGGGAGTCGTCTCGACCACCTCTTCGCCATCGGGCGCGCCCTGCCTGGGTCCTGTCCTGGCCAGCCTCCCCCGGGGCACCTTCCCGGTTGGCCGCCTCGACCGCGACACCACGGGCCTGATGCTGATGATCGACGACGGCGATCTGGCCCATCTGCTGCTCCACCCGCAATTTCACATCGAAAAAGAGTACTTCCTGCGCGTCCCCGGTGCGCTCACGCTGAGCGACCCCCGCGTTCAACGCGCGCTGACGGGCGTGGAGCTCCGCGACGGGCCGGCCCGCGCCCTGAGCGCCCGCATCATCGCCTCGGCCCCCGACCAGAGCACACTGGGGCTCGTCGTCGACGAGGGGCGCAAGCACCTGGTGCGGCGCATGGCCCGCGCGCTCGATCTGCACCTCCAACATCTGCACCGCTGGCGCATGGGGGATCTTAAGCTCGGCGAGCTCGAGCTCGGCGAGACTCGCTCTCTCAGCGAGGCCGAGGTTCAGGAGCTCTGGCAGGCCGTCGGTGGCCACGCCCGCGTGCGTCGCCGACGCCTGGGCGCGCTTGTTCGCATCGCCCGTGACCGCCGCGCCGACCAACGCCCCGACCAGCGCCTGGAAGCCTTTCTCGAAACCTGCGACGCCTCCGCCGAAGAACTTCTGGCGCTTCAGACCACCTGA
- a CDS encoding DUF1156 domain-containing protein, translated as MAHDDRPGFEGARFVVLNQEVTGAWLPRVKFRHRDGGAGMNAAQDRKGSASDGEERGSLIERFFPSEAVTEASRKERYQRGKTAHTIFTWWARRPFAAVSGVVVTSLMRGDVQVEQVREAVEGYCRERGGHAHQAVMAQLARPGEQRVLDMFSGGATIPLEAASLGARAYSVDNNELAHFIQRALLQESQRGPQLAALVAREGRVLLEALREETAAFFPARDAGEAGRTLAYVWSRQVRCGACDGEFSLSKRPWLVKRGGRAVHVARRPDPALQTMSTELCDHGEPPEEGRAWSGRRAICPFCEAEMTRGALVEALKVSGSEELSALVRSTGRWTRGRKSYVRAEGALASASMLQEALARDLRALSAELPEVELPQWSGVTNPSLYGLAGHAELFSPRQLAVLVRLCRLLGEHHRRWELVHGAELARALAAFLSGLLDQLVDWNSRLTTWIAQNEQVGRALSGPGIPMVWDFAEIDPTEEGPANLWDKLDRIVRGLKSVPCFEHVPVVLRADARCLPFEDGFFDVVATDPPYFDNLYYNVLADCIFVWKRLALGAVFPELFAAPRTDQSRELTMNRHVHTSAQLAQQHYTRGMTQVLAEVRRVLKPQGVLSMIFAHSTVEAWAAMVQAFDEAALALVAVWPMNVERSQRPRAMRSRAVNTSFVLVGKRRLKEPPPVSWDEVQQRLKTQLHREARALAEQGLSIDEQGRTLFGAALGLLSQAGRPLSAGEVLSWEERVEQAARQVEALVEGFELSRR; from the coding sequence ATGGCGCACGACGATCGGCCCGGGTTTGAGGGAGCGCGTTTTGTGGTACTCAACCAGGAGGTGACCGGTGCGTGGTTGCCGCGGGTGAAGTTCCGACATCGAGACGGGGGGGCGGGGATGAATGCGGCGCAGGATAGAAAGGGGAGCGCTTCGGACGGTGAGGAGCGAGGGAGTCTGATCGAGCGTTTTTTTCCTTCGGAGGCGGTGACCGAGGCCAGTCGGAAGGAGCGCTATCAGCGGGGGAAGACGGCGCACACAATATTTACCTGGTGGGCCCGGCGGCCCTTTGCGGCGGTGAGTGGAGTGGTGGTCACGTCGTTGATGCGTGGCGATGTGCAGGTGGAGCAGGTGCGCGAGGCGGTGGAGGGATACTGCCGGGAGCGCGGTGGTCATGCGCATCAAGCCGTGATGGCGCAGCTGGCGCGCCCGGGAGAGCAGCGCGTGTTGGATATGTTTAGCGGGGGCGCGACGATTCCGCTGGAGGCGGCGTCGCTCGGGGCGCGGGCGTATTCGGTGGATAACAATGAGCTGGCGCATTTTATCCAGCGCGCGCTGCTCCAGGAGTCGCAGCGCGGGCCACAGCTGGCCGCGTTGGTAGCCCGCGAGGGGCGCGTGCTCCTGGAGGCGTTGCGGGAGGAGACCGCAGCGTTTTTTCCGGCGCGGGACGCCGGGGAGGCGGGACGCACGCTGGCGTATGTGTGGAGCCGGCAGGTGCGGTGCGGGGCGTGCGATGGCGAGTTTTCGCTCTCGAAGCGGCCCTGGCTCGTCAAGCGCGGGGGGAGGGCCGTGCATGTGGCCCGGCGGCCCGACCCGGCGTTGCAGACGATGTCGACGGAGCTGTGTGACCATGGCGAGCCTCCCGAGGAGGGGAGGGCCTGGTCGGGGCGGCGCGCGATCTGCCCCTTTTGTGAGGCGGAGATGACGCGCGGGGCCCTGGTGGAGGCGCTCAAGGTCAGTGGCAGCGAAGAACTCTCGGCGCTGGTGCGATCGACCGGGCGATGGACGCGGGGGCGTAAGAGCTATGTGCGCGCCGAAGGCGCGCTGGCGTCGGCATCGATGCTTCAGGAGGCCCTCGCCAGGGACCTTCGGGCGTTGTCTGCGGAGCTGCCCGAGGTGGAGCTGCCGCAGTGGTCGGGTGTGACCAACCCCTCGCTCTACGGCCTGGCCGGGCATGCCGAGCTCTTCAGCCCTCGTCAACTCGCCGTGTTGGTGCGCCTGTGTCGCTTGCTCGGTGAGCATCATCGACGCTGGGAGCTGGTGCATGGCGCGGAGCTGGCGCGGGCGCTGGCGGCGTTTTTGTCGGGACTCCTCGATCAGCTCGTCGACTGGAACAGTCGGCTCACCACCTGGATTGCGCAGAACGAGCAGGTGGGGCGCGCGCTCAGCGGCCCGGGGATCCCGATGGTGTGGGACTTCGCCGAGATCGACCCCACCGAGGAGGGGCCGGCCAACCTCTGGGATAAGCTCGACCGCATCGTTCGGGGGCTTAAGAGCGTGCCTTGTTTTGAGCATGTCCCGGTGGTGCTCCGGGCCGACGCGCGTTGCCTGCCCTTTGAGGATGGTTTCTTTGACGTGGTCGCTACCGACCCGCCCTACTTCGACAACCTCTATTATAACGTGCTGGCCGACTGCATCTTTGTCTGGAAGCGCCTGGCGCTGGGGGCGGTGTTTCCGGAGCTTTTTGCGGCGCCGCGCACCGATCAGAGCCGTGAGCTGACGATGAACCGGCACGTGCACACCTCAGCCCAGCTCGCGCAGCAGCATTACACCCGGGGGATGACTCAGGTGCTGGCCGAGGTGCGACGGGTGCTCAAGCCGCAAGGGGTATTGTCGATGATCTTTGCCCATAGCACCGTGGAGGCCTGGGCGGCGATGGTGCAGGCCTTTGATGAGGCGGCGCTGGCCCTGGTGGCGGTCTGGCCCATGAATGTGGAGCGTTCGCAGCGCCCGCGGGCGATGCGCTCGCGGGCGGTGAACACGTCCTTTGTGCTGGTGGGGAAGCGTCGGCTGAAGGAGCCGCCTCCGGTGAGCTGGGATGAGGTGCAGCAAAGGCTCAAGACGCAGCTGCACCGCGAGGCCCGCGCCCTGGCCGAGCAGGGGCTCTCGATCGATGAACAGGGGCGCACGCTCTTCGGGGCGGCCCTCGGGCTCCTCTCGCAGGCCGGGCGGCCGCTCTCCGCTGGCGAGGTGTTGAGCTGGGAGGAGCGCGTGGAACAGGCCGCTCGCCAGGTCGAAGCGCTGGTGGAGGGGTTTGAACTCAGCCGTCGCTAA
- the ubiE gene encoding bifunctional demethylmenaquinone methyltransferase/2-methoxy-6-polyprenyl-1,4-benzoquinol methylase UbiE, whose translation MSTSKSLPTSDDAAIKKVDGGDGQFFDAIARRYDLLNRIMSLGQDGYWRNKAVKSLELPEGGHFLDLATGTADLAIACAKRHRDARVTGLDPSAEMLAIGRDKVASATLSERVELVQGDAQALPFEDNSFDAVAISFGIRNVPDRRKALQEMNRVARPGGRIVILELSEPRRGLLASPARFYIHHVVPRIGSLLSGSKEYRYLQESIAAFPTADAFANLMREVGLTNVNARTLSFGAVNLFSAHAGH comes from the coding sequence GTGTCGACTTCAAAATCCCTGCCCACCTCTGACGACGCCGCCATCAAAAAGGTCGACGGCGGCGACGGCCAATTCTTTGACGCCATCGCCCGGCGCTACGACCTGCTCAACCGCATCATGTCGCTGGGTCAGGATGGCTACTGGCGCAACAAGGCCGTCAAATCGCTGGAGCTCCCCGAAGGCGGTCACTTTTTGGATCTGGCCACCGGCACCGCCGACCTGGCGATCGCCTGCGCCAAACGCCACCGCGACGCTCGCGTCACCGGCCTCGATCCCAGCGCGGAGATGCTGGCGATCGGTCGCGACAAAGTCGCCAGCGCGACCCTCTCCGAGCGCGTGGAGCTTGTGCAGGGCGACGCCCAGGCGCTGCCCTTTGAAGACAACAGCTTCGATGCGGTCGCCATCTCCTTTGGCATCCGCAACGTGCCCGACCGCCGCAAGGCCCTTCAGGAAATGAACCGCGTCGCGCGTCCCGGCGGTCGCATCGTCATCCTGGAGCTGAGCGAGCCGCGGCGCGGCCTGCTCGCCAGCCCGGCGCGCTTCTACATCCACCACGTGGTCCCGCGCATCGGCAGCCTCCTCTCCGGCTCCAAAGAGTACCGCTACCTCCAGGAGTCGATCGCGGCCTTCCCCACCGCCGACGCCTTCGCCAATCTGATGCGCGAGGTGGGCCTGACCAACGTCAACGCCCGCACCCTCTCGTTTGGCGCGGTCAACCTCTTCAGTGCCCACGCCGGCCACTGA
- a CDS encoding LytR/AlgR family response regulator transcription factor has protein sequence MRALVIDDELPAREELLWLLEQCPQITGAEQAEHARDAIARLEEGPAIDVVFLDIDMPDINGVRLAQLWRDRLGDRAPAVIFVTAYQDHALDAFNLDATDYLLKPVRLARLKQAIERAARRLDVAPATDDAAASPAGPTASTPLTRISVEEHGAYRVIPVDAILWAEAEEGFATVHTAEASFLTDFSMKFLEENLPAEHFFRSHRSFIVRLDAISHIAPTGAGTYRLLLGSEERAVPLARSRAPELKARIPWSANALEE, from the coding sequence ATGCGCGCACTGGTCATCGACGACGAGCTCCCCGCCCGCGAAGAGCTCCTGTGGCTGCTCGAACAATGCCCCCAGATCACCGGGGCCGAGCAGGCCGAGCACGCTCGCGACGCCATCGCTCGCCTGGAGGAGGGGCCGGCCATCGATGTCGTGTTTCTGGACATCGACATGCCCGACATCAACGGCGTGCGCCTGGCCCAGCTCTGGCGCGACCGCCTGGGCGACCGGGCCCCGGCCGTGATTTTCGTCACCGCCTACCAGGACCACGCCCTGGACGCCTTTAATCTCGATGCCACCGACTACCTGCTCAAACCGGTGCGCCTGGCCCGCTTAAAGCAGGCCATTGAGCGCGCCGCTCGCCGCCTCGATGTCGCTCCCGCCACCGACGACGCCGCGGCCTCACCAGCCGGCCCGACGGCCTCCACGCCCCTGACCCGAATCTCGGTCGAAGAACACGGCGCCTACCGGGTGATCCCGGTGGACGCTATCTTGTGGGCCGAAGCCGAGGAAGGGTTCGCCACCGTTCACACCGCTGAAGCCAGCTTTTTGACCGACTTCAGCATGAAGTTTTTAGAAGAAAACCTCCCCGCGGAGCACTTTTTCCGCTCGCACCGCAGCTTCATCGTGCGTCTCGACGCGATCTCGCATATTGCCCCTACCGGAGCTGGGACTTACCGTCTGCTCCTGGGAAGCGAAGAGCGCGCCGTTCCCCTGGCACGAAGCCGCGCCCCCGAGCTCAAAGCCCGCATCCCCTGGTCTGCCAATGCACTTGAGGAGTAA